Proteins encoded within one genomic window of Thermococcus celer Vu 13 = JCM 8558:
- a CDS encoding class I SAM-dependent rRNA methyltransferase, with protein sequence MARVIVDAQAARAIGKGAMIVFKKGVVRTEGEFNPGDVVEVYTRGGRFLGKGFVNPNSNIMIRLVTKDRETEVNKELFRERIRKANEYRKKVLGYDKAYRMVYGEADYLPGLIVDRFNEIASLQISSVGMERFKLDVAEAIMEAEPEIETVFEKNTGRSRRREGLPEVERVLLGKEKYRTVIEEGKARFIVDMRGQKTGFFLDQRENRIALEKYVKPGMRVLDVFTYTGGFAIHAAVAGADEVVAVDKSPWAINMVKENARLNGVEDRMKYIVGSAFPVMEEMIKRGEKFDVVILDPPAFVQHEKDLKRGLRAYFNVNYAGLQLVKEGGILVTASCSQHVDLGAFKDMVIAAAAKAGKFLKLLEPYRTQAPDHPILMASKDTEYLKALFLYVEDMK encoded by the coding sequence ATGGCGAGGGTTATAGTCGACGCCCAGGCGGCGAGGGCCATAGGGAAGGGCGCCATGATAGTCTTCAAGAAGGGAGTAGTTAGAACCGAGGGCGAGTTTAATCCTGGGGACGTCGTCGAGGTCTACACCAGGGGGGGCAGGTTCCTCGGGAAGGGTTTCGTCAACCCCAACTCCAACATCATGATAAGGCTCGTCACGAAGGACAGGGAGACCGAGGTAAACAAGGAGCTCTTCCGTGAGAGGATCAGGAAGGCGAACGAGTACCGCAAAAAGGTCCTCGGCTACGATAAAGCCTATCGCATGGTCTACGGCGAGGCCGATTATCTCCCGGGCCTCATCGTCGACCGCTTCAACGAGATAGCCTCCCTCCAGATCTCGAGCGTTGGGATGGAGAGGTTCAAGCTCGACGTTGCGGAGGCGATAATGGAGGCCGAGCCCGAGATAGAGACGGTCTTCGAGAAGAACACCGGGAGGTCGAGGAGGCGGGAAGGGTTACCTGAGGTGGAGCGCGTGCTCCTCGGCAAGGAGAAATACCGGACGGTTATAGAGGAAGGTAAGGCCAGGTTCATCGTTGACATGCGTGGGCAGAAGACGGGCTTCTTCCTCGACCAGAGGGAGAACAGAATCGCTTTGGAGAAGTACGTCAAGCCGGGGATGCGGGTCCTTGACGTCTTCACCTACACCGGCGGCTTCGCGATCCACGCCGCGGTGGCCGGCGCCGACGAAGTCGTGGCGGTGGATAAATCCCCATGGGCGATAAACATGGTGAAGGAGAACGCCAGGCTCAACGGCGTCGAGGACAGGATGAAGTACATCGTCGGTTCGGCCTTCCCGGTCATGGAGGAGATGATAAAGAGGGGTGAGAAGTTCGACGTGGTCATCCTCGACCCTCCGGCCTTCGTCCAGCACGAGAAGGACCTAAAGCGGGGTCTCAGGGCGTACTTCAACGTGAACTACGCCGGCCTTCAACTCGTGAAGGAAGGGGGAATCCTCGTTACGGCCTCCTGCTCCCAGCACGTTGACTTGGGGGCTTTCAAGGACATGGTGATAGCGGCGGCCGCAAAGGCCGGCAAGTTCCTCAAGCTCCTCGAACCCTACAGGACGCAGGCCCCCGATCACCCGATCCTCATGGCCTCAAAGGACACCGAGTACCTCAAGGCCCTCTTCCTCTACGTTGAGGACATGAAGTAG
- a CDS encoding MBL fold metallo-hydrolase, which translates to MIEITFLGSGGGRFITITQFRSTGGFHIRASRNMHVDPGPGALVRAWRYKLDPRKLDAIFVSHRHVDHCNDLEVMVEAMTGGALKKRGTLIASKSVVYGDETHTPAVSKYHMDVLESIHIPEPGSKIALGDEELVITPSLHSDPSTIGFRMRTRYGDVSYIPDTAYFDELLDWHDGSRLLIAAVTRPRDMGIPYHLSTDDIVIMLKKMREKPEALVMSHVGMKMHFANPYKEARYVENVTGVKTYVAKEGFRLMMGKEEIAVRTLRPARFV; encoded by the coding sequence GTGATCGAGATAACCTTCCTCGGCAGCGGGGGCGGCAGGTTCATCACGATAACGCAGTTCCGCTCCACGGGCGGCTTCCACATCAGGGCCAGCAGGAACATGCACGTCGATCCTGGACCCGGTGCGCTGGTTCGCGCCTGGCGGTACAAGCTCGACCCCCGGAAGCTGGACGCGATATTCGTCTCCCACAGGCACGTCGATCACTGCAACGACCTCGAGGTGATGGTGGAGGCCATGACCGGCGGCGCGCTCAAAAAGCGGGGAACGCTGATAGCGTCGAAGAGCGTCGTCTACGGTGACGAAACCCACACTCCAGCCGTCAGCAAGTACCATATGGACGTCCTCGAGAGCATCCACATCCCGGAACCGGGGAGCAAGATAGCCCTCGGCGATGAGGAGCTTGTAATAACCCCGAGTCTCCACTCGGATCCCTCAACGATAGGCTTCCGCATGAGAACCCGCTACGGCGATGTGTCGTACATTCCCGACACGGCCTATTTCGATGAGCTCCTCGACTGGCACGACGGCTCAAGGCTCCTGATAGCGGCGGTTACGAGGCCGAGGGACATGGGCATTCCGTACCACCTGAGCACCGACGACATCGTCATAATGCTCAAGAAGATGAGGGAGAAGCCCGAGGCCCTCGTCATGAGTCACGTGGGGATGAAGATGCACTTCGCGAACCCCTACAAGGAGGCCAGATACGTGGAGAACGTCACGGGCGTCAAGACCTACGTCGCGAAGGAGGGCTTCAGGCTCATGATGGGAAAAGAGGAGATAGCCGTGAGAACGCTGAGGCCCGCGCGCTTCGTTTAG
- a CDS encoding M20 family metallo-hydrolase, translating into MDIEVVSKEIEALEDEMVETLVELIKIPAISPDYGYEGEYDKAQRLLEIIKDWPFDKVEVYNAPDERAKNGVRPSILAYYHGRDEKAPRIWILTHMDVVPPGDLSRWTVTEPFKPIIKDGKVYGRGSEDNGQSLVASLYAVRAMMNLGIRPKRTVILAFVSDEETGSKYGVEWLMKNHPELFRKDDLVLVPDGGNEDGTFIEVAEKSILWFRVRVRGKQVHASMPDKGLNAHRVALDFAYHLDRLLHEKYSARDGLFEPPESTFEPTMVRGPADSPNIAPGEHELVFDCRILPRYNLDDVLGDTEKLAEEVRERYRKEFDGETLPEIEIEVLQRLDAPKPTDPDSEIVRLLREALKKLRGREARVGGIGGGTFAAYFRRLGIPAVVWATLDETAHQPNEYAKIDNMVEDAKVMAALALL; encoded by the coding sequence ATGGATATTGAGGTTGTTTCCAAAGAGATTGAGGCGCTTGAGGATGAGATGGTTGAGACTCTCGTGGAGCTCATAAAAATACCCGCCATAAGCCCCGACTACGGCTACGAGGGGGAGTACGACAAGGCCCAGAGGCTGCTCGAGATAATCAAAGACTGGCCGTTCGATAAGGTGGAGGTCTACAACGCGCCCGACGAGAGGGCCAAGAACGGCGTGAGGCCGAGCATCCTGGCCTACTACCACGGCCGGGACGAGAAAGCCCCGAGGATATGGATACTCACCCACATGGACGTCGTCCCGCCCGGGGACCTGAGCAGGTGGACGGTAACCGAGCCATTCAAACCCATCATCAAGGACGGAAAGGTCTACGGGCGCGGGAGCGAGGACAACGGCCAGAGCCTGGTCGCTTCCCTCTACGCGGTTAGGGCAATGATGAACCTCGGGATAAGGCCGAAGAGGACGGTGATCCTGGCATTCGTCAGCGACGAGGAGACCGGGAGCAAGTACGGAGTCGAGTGGCTCATGAAGAACCACCCGGAGCTCTTCAGGAAGGACGACCTCGTTCTCGTGCCTGATGGGGGTAATGAGGACGGGACTTTCATAGAGGTCGCCGAGAAGAGCATCCTCTGGTTCAGGGTAAGGGTCAGGGGCAAACAGGTTCACGCCAGCATGCCCGACAAGGGGCTGAACGCCCACCGCGTCGCCCTCGACTTCGCCTACCACCTCGACAGGCTCCTCCACGAGAAGTACTCCGCAAGGGACGGGCTCTTCGAGCCACCCGAGAGCACCTTCGAACCGACGATGGTTCGCGGCCCGGCCGACAGCCCCAACATAGCCCCCGGCGAGCACGAGTTGGTCTTCGACTGCAGGATTCTGCCGAGGTATAACCTGGATGACGTGCTTGGCGACACCGAAAAGCTCGCCGAGGAGGTCAGGGAGAGGTACAGGAAGGAGTTCGACGGCGAAACCCTGCCCGAGATAGAGATCGAGGTTCTCCAGCGCCTCGACGCCCCCAAACCGACGGATCCGGACAGCGAGATAGTTAGACTCCTCAGGGAGGCCCTGAAAAAGCTCCGCGGAAGGGAAGCCAGGGTTGGGGGAATAGGCGGCGGAACCTTCGCGGCCTACTTCAGGAGGCTCGGTATCCCGGCGGTCGTTTGGGCGACGCTCGACGAGACCGCCCACCAGCCCAACGAGTACGCGAAGATAGACAACATGGTGGAGGACGCCAAGGTCATGGCGGCCCTTGCCCTGCTCTGA
- a CDS encoding tripartite tricarboxylate transporter permease, translating into MLRELLSGILAGTLSGITPGIHVNTLGAILEGEGVRGNLLLFAMGLTHTFLDVIPSAFLGVPDEGTALGVLPAHRLVLRGKALEVVRIALWASFLAVLISIPLFPLYPALARAYTPGLGRIAVLLLALLLILTERGIKKLYALLTFLLAGLLGILTFRLPLKEPYYHLFTGLFGVPVLVTSLVEGAGRVRAGDGEVEMEKGRFLAFSILGTFLGMLASLIPAFTASQAALVGSFFSRDERSFLTVVFSVNTANFLFSFANFAETGRVRNGIVALMSPVDGRFLSHYLLAAVFVSLLVLSYGEGLAVVILRALTHLPYRTLNGLVLVILVLLSIYFDGLLGLLVLTGGAMIGLLAVALGIKRTNCMGVLMLQIIIG; encoded by the coding sequence TTGCTCAGGGAACTGCTGAGCGGGATTCTTGCAGGAACACTCAGCGGAATAACCCCGGGAATTCACGTGAACACCCTCGGGGCCATCCTGGAAGGTGAGGGGGTAAGGGGGAACCTCCTGCTCTTCGCGATGGGTCTGACGCACACGTTCCTCGACGTCATTCCTTCGGCTTTCCTTGGAGTTCCGGATGAGGGCACGGCCCTTGGTGTTCTCCCGGCGCACAGGCTCGTCCTCCGCGGGAAGGCCCTGGAGGTCGTTAGGATAGCGCTTTGGGCGAGCTTCCTCGCCGTTCTCATCTCCATCCCCCTTTTTCCGCTGTACCCTGCGCTCGCCCGTGCGTACACACCGGGGCTGGGAAGGATCGCGGTTCTCCTCCTGGCGCTCCTCCTGATCCTCACGGAGAGAGGGATTAAAAAGCTCTACGCGCTTTTGACCTTCCTTCTGGCCGGCCTCCTTGGGATCCTGACGTTCAGGCTCCCCCTGAAGGAACCCTACTATCACCTCTTCACGGGGCTCTTCGGCGTTCCGGTGCTCGTTACCTCGCTTGTCGAGGGCGCTGGGAGGGTTCGGGCGGGGGACGGAGAAGTCGAGATGGAAAAGGGTCGCTTCCTTGCCTTCTCCATTCTGGGGACGTTCCTCGGCATGCTGGCCTCCCTAATCCCGGCTTTTACCGCCTCCCAGGCCGCGCTGGTAGGCTCCTTTTTTTCAAGAGACGAGCGTTCGTTTTTGACGGTGGTCTTCTCCGTCAACACGGCCAACTTCCTCTTCTCCTTCGCGAACTTCGCGGAGACGGGAAGGGTGAGGAACGGCATCGTGGCGCTCATGAGCCCCGTTGACGGGCGGTTCCTATCCCACTACCTCCTGGCGGCGGTCTTCGTTTCCCTCCTGGTGCTGAGTTACGGTGAGGGCCTGGCGGTCGTTATACTGAGGGCATTAACCCATCTGCCGTACAGGACGCTGAACGGCCTTGTCCTGGTTATCCTCGTACTCCTCTCCATCTATTTCGACGGTCTCCTTGGACTTCTGGTTCTGACCGGTGGGGCCATGATAGGTCTCCTCGCGGTGGCCCTGGGGATCAAAAGAACGAACTGCATGGGGGTCCTCATGCTCCAGATAATAATCGGGTAA
- a CDS encoding RlmF-related methyltransferase — translation MPAWKDGKLGLPIREAVELFPELGEYIDGRGRLDLSNRRARILYNRAVAKALFGLEVEYHPRGLVTTPVSRYLFLKTFLRGGERVLEIGTGHTAMMALMAEKLFNCDVTATELDDEFFRYAGANLARNNAKARLIKSHGGIIRGVIPAGEKFDAIFSAPPYYDRLTNGVLTEGEGVGGGKHGEAFSLRLIEEARGYLKPGGKVALFLPDKGPLIEKIMKRAGELGYSVKDVRFRAGTRWRHGLILLGDF, via the coding sequence ATGCCCGCGTGGAAGGATGGGAAACTTGGACTGCCGATCAGGGAAGCGGTTGAGCTCTTCCCGGAGCTGGGGGAGTACATCGACGGGCGCGGGAGGCTTGACCTCTCGAACAGGAGGGCGAGGATACTCTACAACAGGGCTGTAGCGAAGGCGCTATTCGGACTCGAGGTGGAGTACCACCCGCGGGGACTCGTTACCACGCCCGTCTCGCGCTACCTCTTCCTGAAGACCTTCCTCCGTGGAGGGGAGAGGGTTCTTGAGATAGGGACGGGACACACCGCCATGATGGCGCTGATGGCCGAGAAACTGTTCAACTGCGATGTCACCGCGACGGAGCTCGATGACGAGTTCTTCAGGTACGCGGGAGCGAATCTCGCGAGGAACAACGCCAAGGCAAGGCTCATCAAGAGCCACGGCGGGATAATACGGGGGGTGATCCCCGCGGGGGAGAAGTTTGACGCCATCTTTTCGGCCCCGCCCTACTACGATAGGCTGACTAACGGAGTTTTAACTGAGGGTGAGGGTGTGGGGGGAGGGAAACACGGTGAAGCCTTCTCCCTAAGGTTAATCGAAGAGGCCAGAGGATACCTGAAACCGGGAGGAAAGGTTGCGCTGTTCCTGCCGGACAAAGGGCCGCTTATAGAGAAGATAATGAAAAGGGCCGGGGAACTGGGCTACTCCGTTAAGGACGTCCGCTTCAGGGCCGGGACGAGGTGGAGGCACGGTTTGATTCTACTGGGTGACTTTTGA
- a CDS encoding UPF0146 family protein: protein MPIEDFAEFLAEKVPGGKVVEIGIGFQFSVALRLKELGYDVLAIDWNPKSVERARELGINAVRDDVFNPRLGLYEDANAIYSVRPTPEIVRPILNLGRRLNVPVYILPLSGDTVPRTMRLVNHRGLAIYTAKPI from the coding sequence ATGCCGATCGAGGACTTCGCCGAGTTCTTGGCGGAGAAGGTACCGGGGGGAAAGGTCGTCGAGATTGGGATAGGTTTTCAGTTCAGCGTGGCTCTGAGGCTGAAGGAGCTCGGCTACGACGTTCTGGCAATAGACTGGAACCCAAAGTCCGTCGAGAGGGCGAGGGAACTTGGTATAAACGCGGTTCGAGACGACGTTTTCAACCCGAGACTCGGGCTCTACGAAGACGCCAACGCGATCTACTCGGTCAGACCAACGCCGGAGATAGTGAGGCCCATCCTGAACCTCGGGAGGAGGCTCAACGTCCCTGTCTACATCCTTCCCCTGAGCGGGGACACCGTTCCGAGGACGATGAGGCTCGTGAACCACCGCGGGCTGGCGATATACACGGCCAAACCTATTTAA
- a CDS encoding OPT family oligopeptide transporter has protein sequence MEFKPYIPPEKSLPEYTVKAFILGVVLAIVMGAANAYLGMYAGMTVSASIPAAVISMAILTAFRDRNILENNMVQTAASAGEALAAGVIFTFPALIVLGEYTEFPYWLITIIAALGGSLGVLFTIVLRRAFIAEEKLPYPEGTACAEVLIAGDKGGSHAKPIFYGGIFGGLYKFLESSGLWAGTVETAKMVGSRIFYIGSDLSAALVSVGYIVGLNIAFLVFLGGAIAWFIAIPIYVAKTGNPHGLSLLDLAWVTWSTKIRYMGVGAMVVGGLWSLIKLRSPISRGIKAGLEATKHRQSGGTLLRTEEDMPMNSVIMLIVAFIVPLFLLYAHVIGSIGIAALMSIIMLIVGFFGSAIAGYLAGVVGSSNNPVSGITIMSLLFTALVLKGLGLSGTEGMVATILVAAVICTGAAIAGDTMQDLATGYLVGATPKRQQVFEIIGTFFAALVMAPVLNLLIKAYGIAGTPTAKENALAAPQAFLMAKVTEGVFTGTLEWTMVYIGAGIAIALIVLDEILAMRGSKFRTPVMPVAVGIYLPLSLGVPIFIGGIFRWLVGRSRGTKVEEKPTDAGVLGAAGLIAGEALMGIVFAGLIVANKAPSIGFSSNILGVILLAGILVWLYLTGVKEIE, from the coding sequence ATGGAGTTTAAACCTTATATCCCACCTGAAAAGTCGCTACCCGAATATACTGTAAAGGCTTTTATTTTGGGTGTAGTGCTGGCGATAGTGATGGGTGCCGCAAATGCCTATCTCGGAATGTATGCCGGGATGACTGTAAGTGCAAGCATTCCTGCAGCGGTTATATCCATGGCAATCCTAACGGCGTTCAGGGACAGGAATATACTTGAGAACAACATGGTGCAAACGGCAGCTTCAGCAGGAGAAGCCCTTGCAGCGGGAGTTATATTCACCTTCCCGGCACTGATTGTGCTTGGTGAATACACCGAGTTCCCCTATTGGTTAATCACCATAATAGCAGCATTGGGCGGTTCGCTTGGAGTTCTCTTTACAATAGTGCTGAGGAGGGCATTCATAGCCGAAGAGAAGCTTCCCTACCCGGAGGGTACTGCATGTGCTGAGGTTCTCATTGCCGGAGATAAGGGAGGTTCACATGCAAAGCCGATATTCTACGGTGGTATCTTTGGAGGTCTCTACAAATTCCTTGAAAGCTCCGGTCTCTGGGCGGGAACAGTTGAAACTGCAAAGATGGTCGGTTCCAGGATATTCTATATTGGAAGCGATCTTTCAGCTGCCCTTGTAAGCGTTGGTTACATAGTCGGGCTTAACATAGCATTCCTAGTCTTTCTCGGCGGTGCAATAGCCTGGTTTATAGCAATTCCGATCTATGTCGCAAAGACCGGAAACCCGCACGGATTGAGTCTTCTGGATCTGGCATGGGTAACATGGAGTACAAAAATCAGGTACATGGGCGTTGGAGCTATGGTAGTGGGCGGTCTATGGAGCTTAATAAAACTTAGGAGCCCTATTTCGAGGGGTATAAAGGCAGGTCTGGAAGCCACAAAACACAGACAGAGCGGTGGGACCCTCTTAAGGACTGAAGAGGATATGCCAATGAACAGCGTCATCATGTTAATAGTTGCATTTATAGTGCCCCTGTTCCTCCTCTACGCCCACGTGATCGGTTCCATAGGAATTGCGGCATTAATGTCAATAATAATGCTCATAGTGGGGTTCTTTGGAAGTGCGATAGCGGGATACCTCGCGGGTGTTGTGGGTTCATCCAACAACCCTGTCTCGGGTATCACCATAATGAGTCTCCTCTTCACGGCTTTGGTGCTTAAGGGACTTGGATTAAGCGGTACGGAGGGAATGGTCGCCACAATTTTGGTTGCAGCGGTTATATGTACGGGTGCAGCCATAGCCGGAGACACGATGCAGGATTTAGCCACGGGTTATCTGGTGGGTGCAACTCCAAAGAGGCAGCAGGTCTTTGAAATTATAGGCACCTTCTTCGCTGCACTCGTCATGGCACCTGTTCTCAATCTTTTGATCAAAGCCTATGGTATTGCTGGAACTCCAACGGCTAAAGAGAACGCATTAGCCGCTCCTCAGGCATTTTTAATGGCCAAGGTCACGGAGGGTGTTTTCACAGGAACCCTCGAATGGACCATGGTTTACATAGGCGCAGGAATTGCCATAGCCCTGATAGTGCTCGATGAGATACTCGCCATGAGGGGCTCAAAGTTCAGAACACCCGTGATGCCCGTTGCCGTCGGAATATACCTTCCATTGAGCCTGGGCGTCCCGATATTCATAGGAGGCATCTTCAGATGGCTCGTAGGGAGGTCAAGGGGTACCAAGGTTGAGGAGAAGCCCACAGATGCTGGTGTTCTTGGAGCAGCGGGTCTGATAGCAGGGGAGGCTTTGATGGGTATAGTGTTCGCCGGCTTAATAGTTGCGAACAAAGCTCCAAGCATAGGATTTTCAAGCAACATCCTTGGTGTGATCCTCCTAGCGGGGATCCTGGTATGGCTTTACCTGACGGGAGTGAAGGAAATCGAGTAA
- a CDS encoding DUF5748 family protein codes for MNFEVVKEFLEEIGADWVEIDDEIHLDPEVFYEVWRYVGRPDLETYTVEEEVVEPGSYDPPEKKYVSTKKIRVKKAYFTTLDNRRVVTNYNDLQRILKEKSP; via the coding sequence ATGAACTTCGAGGTAGTGAAGGAGTTTCTCGAGGAGATAGGGGCGGACTGGGTGGAGATCGACGACGAGATCCACCTCGATCCGGAGGTCTTCTACGAGGTCTGGAGGTACGTCGGAAGGCCGGACCTCGAAACCTACACCGTCGAGGAGGAGGTCGTGGAGCCGGGTTCTTACGATCCGCCCGAGAAGAAGTACGTGAGCACGAAGAAGATCAGGGTCAAGAAGGCCTACTTCACGACCCTCGATAACAGAAGGGTAGTAACGAACTACAATGACCTCCAGAGGATTCTAAAAGAGAAGTCTCCCTGA
- a CDS encoding ABC transporter ATP-binding protein: protein MAEVRLVNVWKQFGDFTAVKDMNLHVKDGEFMILLGPSGCGKTTTLRMISGLEEPTKGQIYIGDKLVADPEKGIFVPPKDRDIAMVFQSYALYPHMTVYDNIAFPLKLRKVPKEEIDERVKEVAEMLGLTELLKRKPRELSGGQRQRVALGRAIVRKPHVFLMDEPLSNLDAKLRVKMRAELKRLQKQLGVTTIYVTHDQVEAMTMGDRIAVINAGVLQQVGTPEEVYDKPANTFVAGFIGSPPMNFMDATVTEDGYADFGEFRLKLLPDQVEVLEERNLIGKEVIFGIRPEDLYDAMFAQVKVPGENMVTAMVEIIENLGNEKIVHLSVGDVTFLGSFRSESKVEEGQEIDVVFDMRKIHIFEKGTGKAVF from the coding sequence ATGGCTGAGGTGAGGCTTGTTAACGTGTGGAAGCAGTTCGGGGACTTCACTGCAGTGAAGGACATGAACCTCCACGTGAAGGACGGAGAGTTCATGATACTCCTCGGCCCAAGCGGATGCGGAAAAACAACCACTTTAAGAATGATCTCAGGCTTAGAAGAACCCACAAAAGGCCAAATCTACATCGGGGACAAATTAGTGGCAGACCCGGAAAAAGGGATCTTCGTCCCACCAAAGGACAGGGACATCGCCATGGTCTTCCAGAGCTACGCTCTCTACCCCCACATGACGGTTTACGACAACATCGCCTTCCCGCTAAAACTCAGAAAAGTCCCGAAGGAAGAAATCGACGAGCGCGTTAAAGAAGTAGCCGAAATGCTCGGACTAACGGAACTCCTCAAGAGGAAACCCCGCGAATTGAGCGGTGGTCAGAGGCAGAGGGTCGCGTTGGGAAGAGCAATCGTCAGGAAACCGCACGTCTTCCTCATGGATGAGCCTTTGAGCAATTTGGACGCGAAACTCAGGGTTAAAATGCGCGCCGAACTCAAGAGGCTCCAGAAACAATTGGGCGTCACCACCATCTACGTCACCCACGATCAAGTTGAAGCAATGACCATGGGTGACAGGATTGCAGTCATAAACGCCGGAGTCCTCCAGCAGGTCGGGACACCCGAGGAGGTTTACGACAAACCAGCGAACACGTTCGTGGCAGGGTTCATCGGCTCACCGCCCATGAACTTCATGGACGCTACGGTAACCGAGGATGGTTATGCGGACTTTGGTGAGTTCAGGTTAAAACTCCTTCCGGATCAGGTTGAGGTTTTGGAGGAGAGGAACCTGATTGGGAAGGAGGTCATCTTTGGAATAAGGCCCGAGGACCTCTACGATGCCATGTTCGCTCAGGTTAAGGTGCCAGGGGAGAACATGGTTACGGCCATGGTGGAGATCATCGAGAACCTGGGTAACGAGAAGATAGTGCACCTGAGCGTCGGCGACGTGACCTTCCTCGGTTCCTTTAGGTCCGAGTCCAAGGTTGAGGAAGGCCAGGAGATTGACGTCGTCTTTGACATGAGAAAAATCCACATCTTCGAAAAAGGAACCGGGAAAGCGGTCTTCTGA
- the glmM gene encoding phosphoglucosamine mutase, translating into MKLFGTAGIRGRLWEKVTPELALNLGMAIATYKCGKAVVARDGRTSSVMLKNAMISGLLASGMEVLDADLIPTPALAWATREYGDAGVMITASHNPPTDNGIKVFNGDGTEFYVEQERELEALYSSGDFRKASWDEIKTVRPLDVIDDYIGAVLDFVDHETDLKVLYDGANGAGSVLAPYLLREMGAKVVSVNAHVDGHFPGRKPEPRYENIAYLGELARELGVDLVIAQDGDADRIAVFDERGNYVLEDSLIALFAKLYVEEHGGGTVVVSIDTGSRIDEVVEEAGGRVVRIPLGQPHDGIRNHGAIFAAEPWKLVHPKFGPWIDSFVTMGLLIRMIDERGPLSRIIAEEIPNYYLTKKNVKCPDELKREVVERAGKELMEKLDGEIRETLTISGYRFNLSDRSWVLVRPSGTEPKVRVVVEAPSERRRDGLFELAYGTVRRAVEEAMKNKRGN; encoded by the coding sequence ATGAAGCTCTTCGGAACGGCCGGGATCAGGGGGAGGCTGTGGGAGAAGGTAACGCCCGAACTGGCGCTCAACCTCGGGATGGCCATCGCCACCTACAAATGCGGAAAGGCCGTCGTTGCCCGGGACGGGAGGACCTCGAGCGTGATGCTCAAGAACGCGATGATATCCGGGCTCCTGGCGAGCGGCATGGAGGTTCTCGACGCCGACCTAATACCCACCCCTGCCCTCGCGTGGGCAACGCGGGAGTACGGCGACGCGGGGGTCATGATAACCGCCAGCCACAACCCGCCGACAGACAACGGGATAAAGGTCTTCAACGGGGACGGAACGGAGTTCTACGTCGAGCAGGAACGGGAACTCGAGGCCCTCTACTCCTCGGGGGACTTCAGGAAAGCGAGCTGGGACGAGATAAAGACGGTGAGGCCCCTCGACGTTATAGACGATTACATCGGGGCGGTCCTCGACTTCGTGGATCACGAAACGGATCTTAAGGTTCTCTACGACGGCGCGAACGGTGCCGGCAGTGTTTTGGCTCCCTACCTGCTCCGCGAGATGGGTGCGAAGGTGGTAAGCGTCAACGCCCACGTGGACGGCCACTTCCCTGGCAGGAAACCCGAACCGAGATACGAGAACATAGCCTACCTCGGAGAACTGGCGAGGGAGCTCGGCGTGGACCTCGTAATCGCCCAGGACGGGGACGCGGACAGGATAGCCGTCTTCGACGAGAGGGGGAACTACGTTCTCGAGGACTCGCTGATAGCCCTCTTCGCGAAGCTCTACGTGGAGGAGCACGGCGGGGGAACGGTCGTCGTCTCCATAGACACGGGCTCGAGGATAGACGAGGTGGTCGAGGAGGCCGGCGGGAGGGTCGTCAGGATCCCCCTCGGTCAGCCTCACGACGGGATAAGGAACCACGGTGCCATATTCGCCGCCGAGCCCTGGAAGCTCGTTCATCCGAAGTTCGGGCCCTGGATCGACAGCTTCGTCACCATGGGGCTCCTGATAAGGATGATAGACGAGAGGGGCCCGCTCTCACGGATAATCGCTGAGGAGATACCGAACTACTACCTCACGAAGAAGAACGTAAAGTGCCCCGATGAACTTAAGAGGGAGGTCGTGGAGAGGGCCGGGAAAGAGCTCATGGAGAAGCTTGACGGGGAGATAAGGGAGACGCTGACGATCTCCGGTTACCGCTTCAACCTGAGCGACCGCTCCTGGGTTCTGGTCAGGCCGAGCGGCACGGAGCCGAAGGTTAGGGTCGTCGTCGAGGCCCCGAGCGAGCGGAGACGGGACGGGCTGTTCGAGCTCGCCTACGGTACCGTTAGAAGGGCCGTGGAAGAGGCGATGAAAAATAAAAGGGGAAACTAA